From Rhodovibrio salinarum DSM 9154:
CGTCATCGGCATGACCAACATGCCCGAGGCCCGGCTCGCGCGTGAGGCCGAGCTCTGCTACACCACCATCGCGATGGTCACCGATTACGACTGCTGGCACGACGACCACGACAACGTCTCGGTGGACGCGGTGATCAAGGTGCTGCTGGCTAATGCCGACAAGGCGCGTGGTCTGGTCCGTCGCGCCGTGCCGGCCCTGGCCGGCCGGCAACAGAGCTGCCCGCGGGGCTGTCAGCACGCCCTGGATAATGCCATTATCACCCAGCCACACGCCCGGGACCCGGCGTTGGTGCGTAAGCTGGACGCCGTCGCCGGGCGGGTGCTGAACGGCTGACTGGACGCCTTCCAACGGGCGCGAAGCGGGGCGCGCGGGGAGACGGGAAGGAGGACGACCATGCAGGTCGACGGCATCGCGTACCGCACGATCTGGCCGGCCGCCGACGGCCGGGCGGTGGAGATCATCGACCAGACTAAGCTGCCGCACAGGTTCGAGACGGTGCGGCTGGAGACGGTGGATGCGGCCGCGCACGCGATTCGCGCCATGCTGGTCCGTGGTGCGCCGCTGATCGGTGCGACGGCGGCCTACGGCCTATGGCTGGCGCTGCGTTCCGATCCGTCCGATGTGGGTCTGGATGCGGCGGCCGAGAAGCTGGTGGCCACCCGGCCGACCGCGATCAATCTGCGTTGGGCGGTCGACGCGGTGGTGCAGGAAGTGCGCCCGCGCGACACCGGCGCGCGTGCCGAGGCCGCTTTCGCCAAGGCGGGCGCGATCTCAGACGAGGATGTAGCGATCAACCGCGCGATCGGCGAACACGGTCTGGAGCTGTTCAAGCGCGCCTACGCCGAGAAGGGCGGGCAGGGGCCGCTCAACGTGCTGACCCACTGCAACGCCGGCTGGCTGGCCACGGTCGATTGGGGCACCGCGTTGGCGCCGATCTATATGGCGCACGACGCGGGCATCCCGGTGCATGTCTGGGTCGACGAGACCCGTCCGCGCAACCAGGGCGCGGCGCTGACGAGTTGGGAGCTCGGTCGCCACGGCGTGCCGCACAAGGTGATCGTCGACAATACCGGCGGCTTGCTGATGCAGCGCGGCCTGGTCGACCTCTGCATCACCGGCACCGACCGCACCAGCGCCAACGGCGACGTCTGCAACAAGATCGGCACCTACCTGAAAGCGCTTGCCGCCCAGGACAACGGCGTGCCGTTCTACGTCGCCTTGCCGGGGCCGACGATCGACTGGACGCTGGACGACGGCACCCGGATTCCGATCGAGGAGCGCGACAGACGCGAGGTCACGCACCTCACCGGCCAAACCGACGATGGCCGGATCGAGACGGTCCGCGTCACCCCACCCGATGCTGAGGCGGCCAACTACGGCTTTGACGTCACGCCGGCGCGTCTGGTCACCGGCCTGATCACCGAACGCGGCGTGGCAGCCGCGAGCCATGCGGGTCTGGCGGGCCTGTATCCGGAGCGCGCCTGCACAGCCGCCGAATAACGGACGAGTCTCCAAGCTGCGATGGACACTCCCGACCTGAGACAGGACATCTGCGACACCGCCCGGCGCGTCAGCGCCCGGGGATTGGACCGGGGTTGGAAACGCCCTCGATCGACGTGCGGTCCGCGCGCGGCCGGGGGCATGTGATGAGCCCGAGGTCCCTGAACGGTCCGCCGCCCGAACGTCCGGTGCGCGGCCTGGACCACTTGTTGATCGTGGCGCACGATCTGGAAGCTGCCCGGTCGACCTACGAACGTCTGGGGTTCCGCACCGCGCCGCGCGGCCGGCATATCGGTTGGGGCACGGCCAACTACTGCCTGATGCTGGAGCAGGGCTATCTGGAGCTGCTGGGTATCGTCGACCACAGCCAGTTCCTGAACGGTCTGGACGAGACGTTGGCGACGCGGGGAGAGGGGCTGTCGGCGGCCGCCTTCGCCGGTGACGACCTGGACCGTTCGGCCGGGCTGTTGCGCGAGACAGACGTTAATGTCGGCGCGCCGCAGGACCTGCAGCGCACGATCGAGGCGGACTCGGGCGATCTGTTGCCGCGCTTCCAGCTATTGCACCTGCCGCGCACGGCCACACCGGGTCTACCGGCCTTCATCTGCAAGCACCTGACCCCGGAGCTGGTCTGGCAGCCCGGCTGGACCGACCAGCCGAACGGCGCGCGACGGATCGCCGGTTTGACCGTGATGGTCGAGGATCCGGGCGCGGTCGCGGTGCCGTATGCCGACATCTTCGGCTTCCGGTCGGTGACCAACACCGACAATCTGGTCACGGTGGATTGTGGCGGGTGCTATCTGCGCTTTACCGACGCCGATGGCTTGCTGGCGTTGCATCCCCAGGCCCGCGCCTTTACCTCGCCGCCGCCGCAAGGCCCTGTTGCCATGCGGGTCGAGGTCGCGGATAAGGCGCACACCGCGAGCGTCCTGCAGGCCAACGGCGTTAGCTTCGAGCGGGACCGCGATGGTCCGCTGCACGTGCCAGCCGCCGAGGCGGCTGGCGTGATGCTCGATTTCGTCTAGGCCGGCACTGCGCCCGGGTCTCTCATTCACATCCGAGTCTGGAGTTCCATTCGCCGTGGCCGCCCCGATCACCGTCCGCTTCGCGCCCAGCCCGACCGGCTACCTGCAGCTCGGCAACGCGCGCGCGGCGCTCGTCAACTGGCTGTTCGCCCGTCAGCAGGGTGGAGAGTTCATCCTGCGTCTGGACGATACCGACCAGGCGCGCAGCGAGTCCGCCTATGCCGAGGCGATTCGGGAAGACCTGACCTGGCTCGGTCTCGGGTGGGACCGGGAGTTCCATCAGAGCGAGCGGCTGGACCGCTACCAGGAGGCGCTGCGCGACCTGGAAGCCGCCGGACACATCTACCCCTGCTACGAGACCGAGGCAGAGCTGGAGGCCAAGCGCAAGGCGCAGGCCGCGCGTCGGCAGGCGCCGGTCTACGACCGCGGCGCGCTCAACCTGACGGACGCAGACAAGCGCGCCTACGAGGCCGAGGGGCGCCAGCCGCACTGGCGCTTCAAACTCGCGGGTGGGCAGGTAACCTGGGACGATCGGGTGCGCGGCCGGCAGAGCGTCCAGGCGGGTGCGGTGTCCGACCCGGTGCTGATCCGGGCCGACGGCCGGCCGCTCTACACGCTGACCAGTGTCGTCGACGATCTGGACTCCGGCGTTAGCCACGTGATCCGTGGGGAGGATCACGTCACCAATACCGCGGCCCAGATCCAGTTGTTTGAGGCATTGGGCGGCACGGCGCCGGCGTTCGCCCACCTGCCGCTGCTGCTGGACGCGCACGGCGAGAAGCTGTCCAAGCGCACCCAGGGCCTTTCCCTGCGGGAATTGCGTGCGGACGAGGTCGAGGCGATGGCGCTCAACAGCTATCTCGCCAAGCTTGGCACGCCGGACCCGATTGAGGAGCGGCAGAGCTTGAACGCCCTGATCGAGGAGTTCGACTTAACGCGCATGGGGCGGGGGGCGCCCAGGTACGACGGCGATGAGCTGATGCGCCTCAACGCGCGCCTGCTGCACGTCACCGACTACGCCACCGTGCGTTCGCGTTTGGAAGCGCTCGGCCTGGCGGACGCCGACCAGGACTTCTGGGAGACGGTGCGTCCGAACCTGACCCGCTTGTCGGAGGCCAGGCAGTGGTACCAGATCTGCCGCGGTACCATTCAGCCGATCGTGGAGGAGCCGGACTACCTCGCCACCGCCGCCGAGCTATTGCCGCAGGAGCCTTGGGGCGAGACCACCTGGCAGCAGTGGACGAGCGCGGTGAAGGAGCGGACGGGGCGTAAGGGTAAAGGCCTGTTCCTGCCGTTGCGCAAGGCGCTGACCGGCATGGAGAAGGGGCCCGAACTCGCCCACTTCCTGCCCCTGATCGGCCGCGAGAAGGCGCTCAAGCGCCTGAACGGGGAAACGGCCTAAGCGGCCCTTGGTCGAGAATTTGCAGGGTACCGCAGCGGGTCATCGTCCTTATGACCCGCGTGCCCGCTCGAACCCGGCAAGGAAGCTTTGCAGGTTGGCGCCCAGGGCGTCCTGCAGATAGCCGCCTTCCTGAACCAGCACGGTCGGCAGATCGAGGCCGGCGATCGCCGCTGCGATCTCGGCGAAGCCGTCGGTGGTGACGGCAAGCCCCTTCAGCGGGTCGCCCTCATGCGCGTCGAGGCCGAGCGCCAGCACCAGTGCGTCCGGCTGGAAGGCGCGGATGCGCTTGAAGCCGGCCTCTAGCGCAGCCAAAACCCCTTGTGTGTCGGTCCCGCGTGCGAGCGGCAGGTTCAAGTTGCAGCCCAGCCCGTCGCCTTCCCCGCGCTCGTGTGCATGGCCCCAGAAGAAGGGGTAGAAGCGTACCGGATCGGCGTGGACCGAGACGGTCAGGACGTCGCCGCGGGTCCAGAAGATGCCCTGGGTGCCGTTGCCGTGATGGACGTCGACGTCGAGGATCGCGACCCGCGCGTGGTCATGGTCGCGTAGCCATTGCGCGGCGATCGCGCAGTTGTTCAGGAAGCAGAAGCCGCCGGCCATGTCGGTGTAGGCATGGTGCCCCGGCGGCCGGCACAGCGCGTAGGCGTGGCGCGCACCCTCGGCGACCAGTTGGGCGGCTGTGACCGCGATCTCCGCGCTTGCCACCGCGGCTTCCCAGGTGCCCTCGGAGATCGGGCAGGCGGTGTCGGCCTGGTGGTAGCCGGCCTGGCCAACGGCGCTCGCGGGATAGCTGGCGGGCCAGCGGCCTTGCGGGTGGACGTTCGGGATCACCTCCGCGCTCGCGCCCTCGATCCGC
This genomic window contains:
- the gltX gene encoding glutamate--tRNA ligase, encoding MAAPITVRFAPSPTGYLQLGNARAALVNWLFARQQGGEFILRLDDTDQARSESAYAEAIREDLTWLGLGWDREFHQSERLDRYQEALRDLEAAGHIYPCYETEAELEAKRKAQAARRQAPVYDRGALNLTDADKRAYEAEGRQPHWRFKLAGGQVTWDDRVRGRQSVQAGAVSDPVLIRADGRPLYTLTSVVDDLDSGVSHVIRGEDHVTNTAAQIQLFEALGGTAPAFAHLPLLLDAHGEKLSKRTQGLSLRELRADEVEAMALNSYLAKLGTPDPIEERQSLNALIEEFDLTRMGRGAPRYDGDELMRLNARLLHVTDYATVRSRLEALGLADADQDFWETVRPNLTRLSEARQWYQICRGTIQPIVEEPDYLATAAELLPQEPWGETTWQQWTSAVKERTGRKGKGLFLPLRKALTGMEKGPELAHFLPLIGREKALKRLNGETA
- the mtnA gene encoding S-methyl-5-thioribose-1-phosphate isomerase, whose amino-acid sequence is MQVDGIAYRTIWPAADGRAVEIIDQTKLPHRFETVRLETVDAAAHAIRAMLVRGAPLIGATAAYGLWLALRSDPSDVGLDAAAEKLVATRPTAINLRWAVDAVVQEVRPRDTGARAEAAFAKAGAISDEDVAINRAIGEHGLELFKRAYAEKGGQGPLNVLTHCNAGWLATVDWGTALAPIYMAHDAGIPVHVWVDETRPRNQGAALTSWELGRHGVPHKVIVDNTGGLLMQRGLVDLCITGTDRTSANGDVCNKIGTYLKALAAQDNGVPFYVALPGPTIDWTLDDGTRIPIEERDRREVTHLTGQTDDGRIETVRVTPPDAEAANYGFDVTPARLVTGLITERGVAAASHAGLAGLYPERACTAAE
- a CDS encoding VOC family protein, which encodes MSPRSLNGPPPERPVRGLDHLLIVAHDLEAARSTYERLGFRTAPRGRHIGWGTANYCLMLEQGYLELLGIVDHSQFLNGLDETLATRGEGLSAAAFAGDDLDRSAGLLRETDVNVGAPQDLQRTIEADSGDLLPRFQLLHLPRTATPGLPAFICKHLTPELVWQPGWTDQPNGARRIAGLTVMVEDPGAVAVPYADIFGFRSVTNTDNLVTVDCGGCYLRFTDADGLLALHPQARAFTSPPPQGPVAMRVEVADKAHTASVLQANGVSFERDRDGPLHVPAAEAAGVMLDFV
- a CDS encoding histone deacetylase family protein; this encodes MRVVQSDAHASHHPKHFLVNGAVQDSPEVPERARRLAQAARDDGHQLMAPADHGRGPIAAVHSPEYLQFLEHIVPRWQRIEGASAEVIPNVHPQGRWPASYPASAVGQAGYHQADTACPISEGTWEAAVASAEIAVTAAQLVAEGARHAYALCRPPGHHAYTDMAGGFCFLNNCAIAAQWLRDHDHARVAILDVDVHHGNGTQGIFWTRGDVLTVSVHADPVRFYPFFWGHAHERGEGDGLGCNLNLPLARGTDTQGVLAALEAGFKRIRAFQPDALVLALGLDAHEGDPLKGLAVTTDGFAEIAAAIAGLDLPTVLVQEGGYLQDALGANLQSFLAGFERARGS